A window from Exiguobacterium marinum DSM 16307 encodes these proteins:
- a CDS encoding EAL domain-containing protein, which yields MWSPCASCNTTVPLISQGELITKTKEYSYTSFEELDALLMHVEGTVYCVDNQSNSQTPPLEVEVLRDQLAHRHIIDQIQHGTFESHLQPIIFLDSKETFGYEALLRSGASISPGDLFRTANRFGLHSKLDQRARAEAIKATFEAVAPHQKTFINFLPSTIYNPDYCLQHTFDIIDRYGLSPDRFIFEVVETEKVHDVDHLQHVFSTYKQRGMKVALDDVGAGFSTIDMLKRLEPDYVKIDRSYISFCDEDAEKRSFLKKVRTLTNSMGITLLAEGIERLEEADVCRELGFDLAQGYFFGKPAPANKHTFEIA from the coding sequence ATGTGGTCACCCTGTGCTTCCTGTAACACAACGGTTCCTTTAATTTCTCAAGGGGAACTCATCACAAAAACGAAAGAATATTCTTATACATCATTCGAAGAATTAGATGCACTTCTGATGCACGTTGAGGGTACCGTATACTGTGTCGACAATCAATCGAACAGTCAAACGCCTCCACTCGAGGTCGAGGTGTTACGCGATCAACTCGCGCATCGTCATATCATTGATCAAATTCAGCACGGAACGTTTGAGAGCCACCTTCAACCGATTATCTTCCTCGATTCTAAGGAAACGTTCGGGTATGAGGCACTTCTCCGTAGTGGTGCTTCTATTTCACCCGGTGATCTGTTCCGAACGGCCAACCGGTTTGGGTTGCATTCGAAGCTCGATCAACGTGCTCGCGCCGAGGCGATTAAAGCGACGTTCGAAGCCGTCGCTCCACATCAAAAGACGTTTATCAACTTTTTACCATCGACGATTTATAATCCGGACTATTGTTTACAACATACGTTCGATATCATCGATCGATATGGACTCAGCCCAGACCGCTTTATATTCGAAGTCGTAGAGACGGAGAAAGTACATGACGTCGATCATCTTCAACACGTTTTTTCAACGTATAAACAACGGGGGATGAAAGTCGCATTAGATGATGTCGGTGCAGGTTTCTCTACCATCGATATGTTGAAACGACTCGAACCAGACTATGTCAAAATCGACCGCTCTTATATTTCATTTTGTGATGAAGATGCCGAGAAGCGGTCCTTCCTCAAAAAAGTACGAACTTTGACCAATTCGATGGGAATCACGCTTCTTGCCGAGGGCATAGAGCGTCTAGAGGAGGCAGATGTCTGTCGTGAGCTCGGATTCGATTTGGCACAAGGGTATTTCTTTGGAAAACCGGCACCTGCGAATAAGCACACCTTTGAAATTGCATAA
- the speE gene encoding polyamine aminopropyltransferase produces MDQKLKLWFTEHQTEDYGITFRVNHVYESEQTEFQRLEMVETDEFGTMLLLDGMVMTTDKDEFVYHEMVAHVPLFTHPNPKHVLVVGGGDGGVIREIMKHPSVEKAVLVDIDGKVIEYSKKYLPNIAGELDNPRVEVIVGDGFMHIAKSENEYDVIMVDSTEPVGPAANLFTKGFYAGISKALKEDGIFVAQTDNPWFTPELIQTVQRDVKEIFPITKLYTANVPTYPSGMWTFTIGSKKYDPEQVSAERFHDIETKYYTPKLHNAAFVLPKFVEDLTK; encoded by the coding sequence ATGGACCAAAAATTAAAATTATGGTTTACGGAGCACCAAACAGAAGATTACGGAATCACGTTCCGTGTAAACCACGTTTATGAGAGCGAACAAACGGAGTTTCAACGACTAGAAATGGTCGAAACGGACGAGTTCGGAACGATGTTGTTACTTGACGGGATGGTCATGACGACGGATAAGGACGAATTCGTCTATCACGAGATGGTCGCACACGTCCCACTCTTTACACACCCGAATCCAAAACATGTACTGGTTGTCGGTGGGGGAGACGGCGGTGTTATTCGTGAAATTATGAAACACCCATCAGTGGAAAAAGCTGTTCTCGTTGATATCGACGGGAAAGTCATTGAATATTCGAAGAAATACTTACCAAATATCGCAGGTGAACTGGATAACCCACGCGTGGAAGTCATCGTCGGTGACGGGTTCATGCATATCGCTAAGTCTGAAAACGAGTACGACGTCATTATGGTCGACTCGACAGAACCGGTCGGACCAGCAGCGAACCTCTTCACAAAAGGGTTCTATGCAGGGATTTCGAAGGCGCTCAAAGAGGATGGCATCTTTGTCGCACAGACGGATAACCCATGGTTCACACCAGAACTTATCCAAACGGTTCAACGTGACGTGAAGGAAATCTTCCCGATCACGAAATTGTACACGGCAAATGTTCCAACGTACCCGAGCGGCATGTGGACGTTCACAATCGGTTCGAAGAAGTACGACCCTGAACAAGTATCAGCGGAGCGTTTCCATGACATCGAAACAAAATACTATACACCGAAGCTTCACAATGCAGCGTTCGTCCTTCCAAAATTCGTGGAGGATTTGACAAAATGA
- the speB gene encoding agmatinase produces MIKRFDEAYSGKVFIASLPEVTEAKTVLYGMPMDWTVSFRPGSRFGPNRIREVSIGLEEYSPYLDGDLADAAVYDAGDIPLPFGNAPKSLDLIEAFVKDVVKAGKFPLGMGGEHLVTWPIIKAMHDVYGDDFVIIHLDAHTDLRDEYEGEPLSHSTPLKKAANLIGPSNCYSFGIRSGMKEEFEWAREVGYNMHQFEVVEPLKRVLPTLAGKKVYVTIDIDVLDPSAAPGTGTQEIGGISTKELLEAVHAIANADLDIIGADLVEVSPAYDQSDMTAIAAAKILREMMIGFVK; encoded by the coding sequence ATGATCAAACGTTTCGATGAAGCCTATTCAGGTAAAGTGTTTATCGCCAGTCTCCCAGAGGTGACAGAGGCGAAGACCGTTCTTTACGGGATGCCGATGGACTGGACGGTCAGTTTCCGTCCGGGCTCGCGTTTCGGTCCGAACCGGATTCGTGAAGTGTCGATCGGCCTTGAAGAATACAGCCCATATTTAGACGGTGACTTGGCTGATGCTGCGGTGTACGACGCAGGAGACATCCCACTTCCGTTCGGGAACGCACCAAAGTCGCTCGACCTCATCGAAGCATTCGTCAAAGATGTCGTCAAGGCGGGCAAGTTCCCACTCGGAATGGGTGGCGAACACCTCGTCACATGGCCGATTATCAAAGCGATGCACGACGTATATGGTGACGACTTCGTCATCATCCACTTGGATGCGCATACGGACCTTCGGGATGAGTATGAAGGCGAGCCACTCTCGCACTCGACTCCACTTAAAAAGGCGGCAAACTTGATTGGACCATCGAACTGTTACTCGTTCGGGATTCGTTCAGGGATGAAAGAAGAGTTCGAATGGGCACGTGAAGTTGGCTACAATATGCACCAGTTTGAGGTGGTCGAGCCACTCAAGCGCGTCTTGCCGACACTCGCTGGGAAAAAAGTATATGTCACCATCGATATCGATGTCTTAGATCCATCGGCAGCACCAGGTACGGGCACACAAGAAATCGGTGGCATCTCGACGAAAGAATTGTTAGAAGCGGTACACGCCATCGCAAATGCGGACCTCGACATCATCGGAGCGGACCTTGTCGAAGTATCACCGGCATATGATCAGTCGGATATGACGGCCATCGCGGCGGCTAAGATTCTTCGCGAGATGATGATTGGATTCGTGAAGTAA
- a CDS encoding DUF2294 domain-containing protein, whose translation MRKKGQLEMELSARITQWEKEYLGRGSLTCKADLLRDLAIVTLQGVLTPAEYDLATKSSGREQLKKYRNNLVEAGRTQLESIVEQVLGRSIVSLHTDISTKTGERLIVFRLDAPWDQTD comes from the coding sequence ATGCGGAAAAAAGGTCAGCTGGAAATGGAACTGAGCGCCCGCATCACCCAATGGGAGAAAGAATACCTGGGTCGCGGATCATTGACGTGTAAGGCAGACCTGCTTCGAGACCTCGCCATCGTCACACTCCAAGGGGTGTTGACGCCGGCCGAGTATGATTTGGCCACCAAGTCGTCAGGTCGCGAACAATTAAAGAAATACCGCAACAATCTTGTCGAAGCGGGACGCACTCAACTCGAGTCCATCGTCGAGCAAGTACTTGGTCGCTCGATCGTCTCTCTCCATACGGACATCAGTACGAAAACGGGAGAGCGTCTGATTGTGTTTCGTTTGGACGCGCCTTGGGATCAAACCGATTGA
- a CDS encoding sodium-dependent bicarbonate transport family permease — translation MELFLFLLTSAPVLLFVTGVIAAVGKSNLKIPDSLSTTLNIYLLLAIGLKGGMGLASVSFEEIALPLIVTLLIGISLPILAFFVGGMLNFSFHERIAMAATFGSVSLVTYVAASTQLERLGIGYEPFMTTLVVVLEIPGLIVALLLYNQTQVLGITATSSKTNSLSVLRDSLFSKSILLMLAGLVVGLVTPDATPLKPFFVDLFPGVLLLFLLGLGVKVGHQLKTVSTYGLKFVIMGTLFPLIGALVGFVAAGVAGLSDGGTILLMTLAASGSYIAAPAMLQASVPEAKPSFYLTLSLAITFPFNLLIGIPMYIAIVT, via the coding sequence ATGGAATTGTTTTTATTTTTATTGACGAGCGCCCCGGTGCTTCTGTTTGTGACGGGGGTCATCGCCGCAGTCGGAAAATCAAATCTCAAGATTCCCGATTCGCTGAGCACGACGCTAAACATTTACTTACTACTCGCCATTGGGCTAAAGGGTGGCATGGGACTCGCCTCGGTATCTTTTGAGGAGATTGCGTTACCGCTGATCGTGACGCTTTTGATTGGAATTTCACTGCCGATTCTCGCGTTTTTCGTCGGAGGAATGCTCAACTTTTCATTCCATGAACGAATTGCGATGGCTGCGACGTTCGGTTCCGTTTCACTCGTGACATATGTGGCTGCATCGACGCAACTTGAGCGACTCGGGATTGGATATGAGCCGTTCATGACGACACTGGTCGTTGTCCTCGAAATCCCAGGTTTGATTGTGGCGTTACTGCTATATAATCAGACACAAGTTTTGGGCATCACGGCGACATCCAGCAAAACAAACTCATTGTCTGTGCTACGGGATAGCTTATTCTCAAAGAGTATTCTGTTGATGCTTGCAGGTCTTGTCGTAGGACTCGTGACACCAGACGCAACTCCGCTCAAGCCATTCTTTGTAGACTTGTTTCCAGGGGTGTTGCTCCTCTTTTTATTAGGGTTAGGCGTCAAAGTCGGACATCAGTTAAAGACGGTGTCGACGTACGGATTGAAGTTCGTCATCATGGGAACACTCTTCCCGTTGATTGGAGCACTTGTCGGCTTTGTCGCAGCAGGAGTCGCTGGTCTGTCCGATGGAGGGACGATTCTTCTGATGACACTTGCGGCGAGTGGGTCATACATTGCTGCTCCAGCGATGCTACAAGCCTCGGTCCCAGAAGCGAAACCATCCTTCTATTTGACCTTGTCTCTCGCAATCACCTTCCCGTTCAACTTATTAATCGGAATACCAATGTATATCGCAATCGTCACATGA
- a CDS encoding homing endonuclease associated repeat-containing protein, which translates to MKKWTRPQIVQALQLAAQEYSELDSKQYSVWSHDKNVPSLSTVIHQFGSWREALVAAQIKLSFHYYSDEDILLALNKAAEELALFTSQTYREWSKVTRSPSLTLISSRFGSWSNALREAKLQTTAAKNSEERIIQALIEASEELERLTSQHYAVWAQERGYPTVATIARKYGSWSYALFVLDIAPPKRKWDEEDVIEALRLAKKELSHFSILHYRKWAEGRNVPSTSTINVLFGSWTAALKCMETQKITQ; encoded by the coding sequence ATGAAAAAATGGACACGACCTCAAATCGTACAAGCTTTGCAACTCGCTGCCCAAGAATACTCAGAACTCGATTCCAAACAATACAGTGTTTGGTCACATGACAAAAATGTCCCTTCCCTTTCTACTGTCATTCACCAATTCGGATCGTGGCGTGAAGCTCTCGTTGCCGCACAAATTAAGCTCTCGTTCCATTATTATTCAGACGAAGATATTCTACTCGCATTAAACAAAGCTGCAGAAGAACTCGCTCTGTTCACGAGTCAAACGTACCGAGAATGGTCAAAAGTGACGCGTTCTCCTTCCCTCACACTTATCAGTAGTCGTTTTGGTTCATGGTCGAATGCACTTCGAGAGGCCAAACTTCAAACGACGGCCGCTAAAAATAGTGAAGAACGAATCATTCAAGCCTTGATTGAAGCGTCTGAAGAGCTCGAACGTTTAACGTCACAACACTATGCAGTGTGGGCACAAGAACGTGGCTATCCGACAGTCGCCACAATTGCCCGGAAGTACGGTTCTTGGAGCTATGCACTTTTTGTGTTGGACATCGCTCCACCAAAAAGAAAATGGGATGAAGAGGATGTCATTGAAGCGTTGCGTCTTGCGAAAAAAGAATTATCCCACTTCAGTATCCTCCATTACCGAAAATGGGCTGAAGGACGGAACGTGCCGAGTACGTCTACGATTAATGTCCTATTCGGAAGCTGGACTGCCGCTCTCAAATGCATGGAGACACAAAAGATTACGCAATAA
- a CDS encoding polysaccharide biosynthesis protein, with protein sequence MATLVSVYRRNRRNLLFFCVDIAIVSIVLYMTFDILFSRVMPYTATNYDLMLMVFIKMISFMFVGMLLKIHRIDWRYASIHEMKQVTIALISSDLILFAYNQIQFGRGLGVMIAVQGLLAFNFILFTRVLARNHVLHTFKLHASPQGRKTLIIGAGNSGQLIVRELKEYRTTVLHVVGILDDDSMLESLYVHGVPILGTTDELERIIEDQGIEVVILSIPSLSYTRRIELLKRIEKTGVESHALPMISELATGNVSINEIREVKIEDLLGREPVQLDISGISKHVEGATVLVTGAGGSIGSELCRQLIKFKPAEMILLGHGENSIYLIEKELSGLGLETKLHPVIGDVQDIERLEYVFQTYRPEIVYHAAAHKHVPLMQDNPLEAVKNNVYGTKNMVDVASKYRVDRFVMVSTDKAVNPTNVMGSTKRIAEMIVQEKSRSSETIFAVVRFGNVLGSRGSVVPLFKEQIVRGGPVTVTDPEMTRYFMTIPEASRLVIQASVLSRGGEIFVLDMGNPVKIIDLAKKMIELSGFTTDQIPIEVTGIRPGEKLYEELLATNELDPEANIFPKIFVGCTRPFTSATPILRLVEHFRDNSAALTDALLFVANSDDIDGDLQRIFASGFEFIPAQQVRIRVADGN encoded by the coding sequence ATGGCTACACTCGTTAGCGTATATCGGAGAAATCGTAGAAACTTACTATTTTTCTGTGTCGACATTGCAATCGTTTCAATCGTGTTATACATGACGTTTGATATTTTGTTCTCGAGAGTGATGCCTTATACGGCAACGAATTACGATTTGATGCTGATGGTATTCATCAAGATGATCAGTTTTATGTTCGTCGGAATGCTTTTGAAAATTCACCGAATCGATTGGCGTTACGCATCCATTCATGAAATGAAACAAGTGACGATTGCGTTGATTAGCAGTGACTTGATTTTATTCGCTTACAATCAAATTCAATTTGGGCGCGGACTTGGGGTAATGATTGCCGTTCAAGGCTTGCTTGCGTTTAACTTCATTCTGTTTACTCGTGTACTAGCACGAAACCATGTTCTGCATACGTTTAAACTACATGCTTCTCCCCAAGGTCGAAAAACACTCATCATCGGAGCCGGGAACTCAGGTCAACTCATCGTGCGTGAATTGAAGGAGTATCGAACAACAGTACTTCACGTAGTGGGCATACTCGATGACGATTCGATGCTTGAGTCGTTATACGTTCATGGTGTTCCGATTCTTGGAACGACGGATGAATTAGAACGAATCATCGAAGATCAAGGAATTGAAGTTGTGATTCTCTCGATTCCTAGCTTGTCGTACACAAGACGAATCGAGTTGTTAAAACGAATTGAGAAGACAGGCGTTGAATCCCACGCGTTACCGATGATATCGGAACTTGCGACTGGAAATGTTTCAATCAACGAAATCCGCGAAGTGAAGATTGAAGACTTGTTGGGACGTGAGCCCGTCCAACTCGATATTTCTGGTATCTCGAAACATGTAGAAGGCGCAACCGTTCTAGTGACTGGAGCTGGGGGGTCAATCGGCTCAGAACTTTGCCGTCAATTGATCAAGTTCAAACCAGCCGAGATGATTCTTCTCGGACATGGTGAAAACAGTATTTATTTAATCGAAAAAGAACTGAGCGGTCTTGGACTTGAGACGAAGCTTCATCCGGTCATCGGAGACGTGCAGGACATAGAGCGCCTCGAGTATGTTTTTCAGACGTATCGTCCTGAAATTGTGTACCATGCAGCGGCTCATAAACACGTCCCATTAATGCAAGACAATCCGTTAGAAGCCGTCAAAAACAACGTGTATGGAACGAAAAATATGGTTGATGTTGCCTCCAAATATCGAGTTGATCGATTCGTGATGGTTTCAACCGACAAGGCGGTGAATCCGACGAACGTCATGGGGTCGACAAAGCGGATCGCAGAAATGATTGTTCAAGAAAAATCACGATCGAGCGAGACGATCTTCGCGGTCGTTCGGTTTGGTAACGTACTCGGTAGTCGTGGGTCCGTCGTCCCACTTTTTAAAGAGCAAATTGTACGAGGCGGTCCTGTCACCGTAACCGACCCAGAGATGACACGTTACTTTATGACGATTCCTGAGGCGAGTCGACTCGTTATTCAAGCGAGTGTGTTGTCACGAGGCGGTGAAATTTTCGTGCTTGATATGGGCAATCCGGTAAAAATCATCGACTTGGCCAAGAAAATGATTGAACTCAGTGGATTTACCACCGATCAAATTCCGATTGAAGTGACGGGCATCCGTCCAGGCGAAAAATTATACGAAGAGTTACTGGCTACCAATGAACTGGACCCAGAGGCAAATATTTTCCCTAAAATCTTTGTCGGTTGCACGCGTCCATTCACATCAGCGACTCCTATTTTGCGGTTAGTCGAACACTTTAGAGACAATAGTGCAGCACTGACTGATGCCTTACTTTTTGTTGCGAACAGCGATGATATTGATGGAGATTTGCAACGAATCTTTGCAAGTGGATTTGAATTCATCCCAGCCCAGCAAGTGCGGATCCGCGTCGCCGATGGAAATTAA
- a CDS encoding NAD-dependent epimerase/dehydratase family protein has protein sequence MSNRVMVVGVSTFKGFHIARRLLKEGCEVIGIDDEGQAKHQLSKQRLYVLSHPMFHLIRTDTSHRPNMRQVMTMYEPNHVILCGGPSSVYTGREMERFEQVKQLIRSQKNRVSAPSFITFDLPIEDTRHSSSALHLVTEDVYGPWDDSTTLFSKAVLAIDQGHRMVGYYATDIVKASYIDDVVETVVRVLRLIQSDLTLVGQFRINASDYVHVQTLLTEVGYLMHHPVNLTLPVRDQVFHEVDLPTLEAMTGFNPRTSLYEGLKELIEWYDTYQTMMKEDMST, from the coding sequence ATGAGTAATCGTGTCATGGTGGTCGGTGTATCAACGTTTAAAGGATTTCATATTGCTCGACGTCTATTAAAAGAAGGTTGCGAAGTAATCGGGATCGATGACGAAGGACAAGCGAAACATCAACTCTCAAAGCAACGACTCTATGTATTGTCTCACCCAATGTTTCATCTCATTCGAACAGATACATCACACAGGCCGAATATGCGTCAAGTCATGACGATGTATGAGCCAAATCACGTCATCTTATGCGGGGGACCTTCAAGTGTTTATACAGGGAGGGAGATGGAGCGCTTTGAACAGGTGAAGCAATTGATCAGAAGTCAAAAAAATAGGGTGTCCGCCCCATCGTTCATCACTTTCGACCTTCCAATCGAAGATACACGACATTCCTCGTCGGCACTGCACCTCGTGACAGAAGATGTTTACGGCCCTTGGGACGATTCGACTACGTTGTTCTCAAAAGCAGTGCTCGCTATTGATCAAGGTCATCGTATGGTTGGTTACTATGCAACGGATATCGTGAAAGCTTCTTATATCGATGATGTGGTTGAAACAGTCGTTCGAGTTCTACGGCTCATTCAATCAGATTTGACTCTCGTTGGGCAGTTTCGAATTAACGCTTCCGACTATGTCCATGTTCAAACGTTATTAACTGAAGTCGGATATTTGATGCATCATCCGGTAAACCTGACGCTTCCGGTTCGTGATCAAGTGTTTCATGAAGTAGATTTGCCTACGCTAGAAGCTATGACTGGTTTTAACCCTCGGACATCCTTATATGAAGGGTTGAAGGAATTGATTGAATGGTACGACACCTATCAAACGATGATGAAGGAGGACATGAGCACATGA
- a CDS encoding aminotransferase class I/II-fold pyridoxal phosphate-dependent enzyme translates to MNILLSKPHMSGREMIYVEEAFSSNWIAPLGPNVNAFEDELGKYTDHTHMLATSSGTAALHLALMTLGIEKNDLVFCQTLTFVASVNPILYVGATPVFIDSEDETWNMSPEALRKALVQAATKGRLPKAVIVVHLYGVVAKIGEIRQICKEFEVPLIEDAAESLGSTWQGLMTGTIGDIGFYSFNGNKIITTSGGGMLLLGSDSQRQHALKLATQARENELHYEHEEVGYNYRLSNVSAGIGRGQLEVIEQRVRARRNVFKRYERMFSEMDVTYQQEVPYSRANRWLTAMQLGRDVVSRDQLIQHLTGAGIESRPVWKPMHLQPLYRDAEYVTVDGEDVSRRLFENGICLPSSSNMTIGEQQKVIQTVLDTRSFIKEKSV, encoded by the coding sequence ATGAATATTCTATTATCAAAGCCGCACATGTCCGGTCGAGAAATGATCTATGTAGAGGAGGCGTTCTCGAGTAATTGGATTGCGCCACTCGGTCCGAACGTCAACGCATTTGAAGACGAACTTGGAAAGTACACCGATCATACGCATATGTTGGCAACTAGCTCCGGTACGGCGGCGCTACATCTTGCCTTGATGACGCTCGGGATAGAGAAGAACGATCTCGTCTTTTGTCAGACACTCACTTTTGTCGCTTCGGTCAATCCAATCCTTTACGTCGGAGCAACACCGGTCTTCATTGACTCAGAAGATGAGACGTGGAACATGTCTCCGGAGGCTTTGCGGAAAGCACTCGTTCAAGCTGCTACGAAAGGGCGATTACCTAAAGCAGTCATCGTTGTTCATCTATATGGGGTGGTCGCAAAAATCGGTGAGATTCGTCAAATTTGTAAGGAATTTGAGGTCCCGTTGATTGAAGATGCCGCAGAGTCACTCGGTTCGACGTGGCAAGGTCTAATGACCGGTACGATTGGAGACATCGGTTTTTATTCATTCAATGGTAATAAAATTATCACAACATCAGGCGGAGGGATGCTACTGCTCGGCTCTGACAGTCAACGTCAACATGCGTTAAAACTCGCAACACAAGCAAGGGAGAATGAGTTGCACTATGAGCATGAGGAAGTAGGTTATAACTACCGTTTAAGTAATGTCTCGGCAGGTATCGGTCGTGGACAGTTAGAGGTCATCGAACAGCGGGTACGTGCGCGACGCAATGTCTTTAAACGATATGAACGCATGTTTTCAGAAATGGATGTCACGTACCAACAAGAGGTTCCGTATTCGCGTGCGAATCGTTGGCTGACTGCGATGCAACTTGGTCGAGACGTCGTCAGCCGTGATCAATTGATTCAACACTTAACAGGGGCTGGTATTGAATCACGACCTGTGTGGAAACCAATGCATTTACAGCCGCTCTACCGAGATGCTGAATATGTCACAGTCGATGGAGAAGATGTCAGCCGTCGATTATTTGAAAACGGGATTTGTTTACCGTCGAGCTCCAATATGACGATTGGAGAACAGCAAAAAGTGATTCAAACCGTGCTTGATACACGTTCTTTCATAAAAGAAAAAAGCGTGTAA
- a CDS encoding MerR family transcriptional regulator has translation MYTIQQLAALAGTTTRTLRHYDAIGLLVPARDDNGYRRYMSSDAERLQLILFYRTLDVPLDQIRQLLDSTTFDRVEVLSEHIEALRQKAAYFAKLAETAEATLTSLKGGIPMEDKSLFNGLSYEEIQAHEAKHQDEVKERWGDSSAYKTTQERAAKRSKTDWERMNQMHLDLIAPLVDLFRSQVAIEDERVQSIVRDNHLFIDTHFYDCSLDMFSGLGQMYVADERFTEFYDRFEPGLAAYYNEAIQYYCIVNS, from the coding sequence ATGTACACCATCCAACAACTCGCGGCACTCGCAGGGACGACGACACGAACGCTTCGACACTATGACGCGATTGGTCTTCTCGTTCCCGCTCGCGATGATAACGGTTACCGGCGTTACATGTCGAGCGACGCAGAACGGTTGCAACTTATCTTATTCTACCGAACACTCGATGTCCCCCTCGATCAAATCAGACAATTGCTTGATTCGACGACGTTCGACCGAGTCGAGGTGTTGAGTGAGCATATCGAGGCGTTACGACAGAAAGCGGCTTATTTTGCGAAGTTGGCGGAGACCGCTGAAGCGACCCTCACCTCACTAAAAGGAGGGATCCCGATGGAAGACAAATCATTGTTCAACGGATTGTCTTATGAAGAGATTCAAGCACATGAGGCAAAGCATCAAGATGAGGTAAAGGAGCGGTGGGGGGACAGTTCAGCTTACAAAACCACACAAGAACGGGCGGCGAAGCGCTCGAAAACGGACTGGGAGCGCATGAATCAGATGCACCTCGATTTGATTGCGCCACTCGTCGACCTGTTCCGCTCACAAGTCGCAATCGAGGATGAACGGGTTCAATCGATTGTCAGAGACAATCATTTGTTCATCGACACACACTTTTACGATTGTTCGCTCGACATGTTCAGTGGACTCGGACAGATGTATGTGGCGGATGAACGATTCACCGAATTTTATGACCGCTTCGAGCCAGGTCTTGCTGCCTATTACAACGAAGCCATCCAATATTATTGTATCGTCAACAGTTAA
- a CDS encoding GNAT family N-acetyltransferase translates to MFRPATLRDFPAIDHLILKKAKEFQVAGKSQWVKYLEPSRSDYVRHDLTKGSVFVYERDAQVVGSVSLIPPTDWDHNLWEKPDDAVYLHRLVTDSRLKGERIGEKLMEYALSHSPSTIRLDCVADNTFLNGYYPQFGFRYIGERNGFSLFEKRA, encoded by the coding sequence ATGTTTCGACCTGCTACACTTCGGGATTTCCCAGCAATCGATCACTTAATTCTGAAGAAAGCGAAAGAGTTTCAAGTCGCCGGGAAGTCACAATGGGTCAAGTATTTAGAGCCGAGCCGCTCGGATTATGTACGACACGATTTAACGAAAGGGTCCGTGTTTGTATATGAACGTGACGCGCAAGTGGTCGGTTCGGTCAGTCTCATCCCACCGACCGATTGGGACCATAACCTATGGGAAAAACCGGACGATGCCGTTTACTTGCATCGACTCGTCACGGACTCACGTTTAAAGGGTGAGCGGATTGGAGAGAAATTAATGGAATATGCGCTCTCCCATTCACCATCAACGATTCGGTTAGACTGTGTTGCCGACAACACCTTCTTGAATGGGTACTATCCTCAGTTCGGTTTCCGTTACATCGGGGAACGGAACGGATTTTCGTTATTTGAAAAACGGGCTTGA